From Diorhabda carinulata isolate Delta chromosome Y, icDioCari1.1, whole genome shotgun sequence:
CAAATCTATAGAAAGAGCTATTAGAGGAGATTCTCCATGATGATGAGATACATCAATTTTAGTCCGAAAAGATTCGTTGTCTCTCTTGttaaaaggtaaatttttgaaaatgacacGTCCCAGGTGTTCTCCAGAGTTGTCGCACCTTTCACAGGAACTATACCCTGAATGGGTCTTCACACATTTCAGATATGCGCGCGCAGGAGCATCGCAAACAAAGCTGTGAACTTTTACTTCatcgatattattattaatttcaatgccCGTGATAAGTAAGTTCGAtaactcaattaaaaaatcttctaaaaacgCTGACAATAAATTTGGTTCGCCACTTCCTAAAAAAGAACCAACAACAAACGGTTcactcttaaaattttttacaagtgcTAAAATGGGCCAGAGATCATGTTTCTGACCATTTCTATAAATGGGCAGTCCATCTACATTAAATGAAATGTTGATAATGCTGTACTGAGAAATATTGGGCACTgacaataactttaattttaaagcGTTAACAAGTCCAAAATGACAATATTCGCCATTTAACAAcgattttgttttcgtttctctGGGCGTTTTCAGCAGCGTTCGACTGTCTAACGGTAACTCATTATGGTATGGATGTAAGATATGCAAGAGATGAGTAACTACTGTACGTCGAACGTACCTTGAAGCTGCCCAGTTTGACAATTTCGAATGCAAATCGCTAGGCGGcggttcattagaaaataaatccTTAGGGGGCACGTTACTGGAATAGGAAGTCAAATGGTTGTATAACGTCGCATCATTGAAgagcaaattttcattaggcgagtttacattaaaatctaaatctctTGAGGAACAGGtgtcattttcactttcacacattgaatcagcaaaaaaaaacggaatttgatgattcattggaatcattattaactattaaagatGTATTATAACAATTCTGACTCACAGGTGCTAAATTTGCTTCTGCCACCCTTCTGTAGAGTTGTCTTTgactaacaacactttttttcttacgggTTGCCATGCtgctgctttttcaatttctctggtGCATGTTTCAACCACATCTTGATggtatcttctatttctttctgacTGACTAGAGGGGAGCTTTTTCTTACAGcacctaaaaatgttgtttcagattaataataagtatgcacctacaagtgaaaacacttaccaataatcacatcctttacgtttaagtttttaaaagccGTTTTCTCACCTCGTTTGCCACCAAAATTCCAATTAGTTGCAAGAGAataagtgaacaaaaaatttaaaatgcggtttgtatgtccagtaaaatctctccctccaaaagtcgatagatatgccgactggaatcacataatttaaattgtaaaatacatattaagtgGTACAGAACACCCACCAAAGCcaggcaattatttttttcactcagGTATGTTTCCAATTTGGTAATATCCTCTTGAGAATTCAAAGGAAACTGTACGCCTATATCATCTGGTAAATCTGTATTACTGGCGTGATTGCCACTGCGATCTTGTTTTCGGATCCactgcaaaatttgattgttctgTTCTCTAATGGTCTTCAATAAAGTGATTACATCATCTTGAGTGTTTGCTGGCATGGACAAAATATACCTTAGTACCAAAAcagtttttacattattttttggtttttacctCCATCACTTTCCACTACacccaagcagcacagtgtcgttataATGACGTCAATTATTGGACATTATTAGTCGGCGACGTCGTAGACCAATAAGCGACGTCCATATGACGTGACATTTCAGATGTCATTTTGACGTCGTCTAGAGACGTCTTTCGTACGTTTGTTTTCGGTCGTTTTAAGTGctttttaatcaactataaaaaaaattagaacgaaagtttattacaaaaactaagccctatacgtgctttataaaaaattgtacattttaaattgttgtttacctaaaatttggatataaatataaattcattaattagcaatgaaaatactaaactgacgttttaagtggaaatgcaatttgaatttaaagatgaagtgagaatgttgtaattaacaattatttaactattttattagtaggaaacaattatttttagcatcGATTCCTGTCGAGGCTGTCGaccaagatttaattttggcgCGTTTTTAATCGAAATGCCACGATACGATACGAGACGTGCAGGCGCATGCGTGCTGGACTGCTGGTGTGAACGCGTGTGCGCGTAATGGCGGACGGCTTTCACATCGAAGGAAAATACGTCCAAAGAAATTTTCCACTGATGATGAGCAGGAAGAAGTGCTGTCATCATCAGAAgatgattttccaaaaaacaagaaaccCCTACCTAGACCAAAACCAATAATACGGAAGTCTATTACAAACATATTATCTGGTAATGAGATTTATACTTAAAGATATCTGGcacatataaatttttaactgtCTACTGTTTAAGATTATTCTGGCccaattcaaacttttccaTTAGCTTCAGCTGGACAATCGCAAAGGTCGTTTGAGGATAGTGATTCTAcaaatcaactttattatttgccACCTCAACATTCAGCAAAAGATACTCAATTGACTAAATCTTCAGGACAAATTATTAgaggtaaaaaatataattgtccATTTGcatgaattgtttaaaatgtatACTTTAAACTGTGAGTTATTATTTATGTCCATTATTTCCTAGGAGAATTTGTTAATTCTCTATTTTACAGGTTCTGCGTCAAATCAGTCATTTTGCCAGGCTGCTGTTTCGAACTCGTCACCATATAATCCGTCAACTAGTAAAGCAACTGATGTACAGAGCAACATCAGAGCTGTAGTGGAAAGTAATGGaggtaaaaaccaaaaaataatgtaaaaactgTTTTGGTACTAAGGTATATTTTGTCCATGCCAGCAAACACTCAAGATGATGTAATCACTTTATTGAAGACCATTAGAGAAcagaacaatcaaattttgcagtGGATCCGAAAACAAGATCGCAGTGGCAATCACGCCAGTAATACAGATTTACCAGATGATATAGGCGTACAGTTTCCTTTGAATTCTCAAGAGGATATTACCAAATTGGAAACATACctgagtgaaaaaaataattgcctgGCTTTGGTGGGTGTTCTGTACcacttaatatgtattttacaatttaaattatgtgattccagtcggcatatctatcgacttttggagggagagattttactggacatacaaaccgcattttaaattttttgttcactcATTCTCTTGCaactaattggaatttttgtggcaaacgaggtgagaaaaaggcttttaaaaacttaaacgtaaaggatgtgattattggtaagtgttttcacttgtaggtgcatatttattattaatctgaaacaacatttttaggtgCTGTAAGAAAAAGCTCCCCTCTAGTCAGTCAGAAAGAAATAGACGATACCATCAAGGTGTGGTTGAAACATGCaccagagaaattgaaaaagcagcaGCATGGCAACctgtaagaaaaaaagtgttgttagtcAAAGACAACTCTACAGAAGGGTGGCAGAAGCAAATTTAGCACCTGTGAGTCAGAATTGTTATAATACatctttaatagttaataatgattccaatgaatcatcaaattccgttttttttGCTGATTCAATGTGTGAAAGTAAACATGACACCTGTTCCTCAagagatttagattttaatgtaaactcgcctaatgaaaatttgctcTTCAATGATGCGACGTTATACAACCATTTGACTTCCTATTCCAGTAACGTGCCCCCtaacgatttattttctaatgaaccgCCGCCTAGCGATTTGCATTCGAAATTGTCAAACTGGGCAGCTTCAAGGTACGTTCGACGTACAGTAGTTACTCATCTCTTGCATATCTTGCATCCATACCATAATGAGTTACCGTTAGACAGTCGAACGCTGCTGAAAACGCCCagagaaacgaaaacaaaatcgTTGTTAAATGGCGAATATTGTCATTTTGGACTTGTTAACgctttaaaattaaagttattgtcAGTGCCTAATATTTCTCAGTACAGCATTATCAACATTTCATTTAATGTAGATGGACTGCCCATTTATAGAAATGGTCAGAAACATGATCTCTGGCCCATTTTAgcacttgtaaaaaattttaagagtgAGCCGTTTGTTGTTGGTTCTTTTTTAGGAAGTGGCGAACCAAATTTATTGTCAGcgtttttagaagattttttaattgagttaTCGAACTTACTTACCACGggcattgaaattaataataatatcgatGAAGTAAAAGTTCACAGCTTTGTTTGCGATGCTCCTGCGCGCGCATATCTGAAATGTGTGAAGACCCATTCAGGGTATAGTTCCTGTGAAAGGTGCGACAACTCTGGAGAACACCTGGGACgtgtcattttcaaaaatttaccttttaaCAAGAGAGACAACGAATCTTTTCGGACTAAAATTGATGTATCTCATCATCATGGAGAATCCCCTCTAATAGCTCTTCCTATAGATTTGATCTATGTCTTTTCTTTAGACTATATGCACCTAGTTTGTCTAGgtgtaatgaaaaaacttttgcgTATTTGGACAGGACGGGCAAGCCGAGCCAAAATGAGCTCTACTGCATTTCAAAATgtatctgaaaaaattgtttttctcagTAAATGTATTCCAGTAGAATTCAATCGGAGAGGGCGCAGTTTGTCTCAGTTGGCAGATTGGAAAGCAACGGAATTTCGAACATTTTTACTGTATATTGGGCCAGTTGCTTTGTATGGGAATGTCGATTTGGCAATATATGagcattttttgctatttcattGTTCAATTATGATACTTATTTCTAAacgccatattgaaaaattcggaGTTCCATTTGCGCGCCAACTTTTGCATTTATTCGTAACGCACAGTGAAAAGATCTACGGATTAGAGTTCTTAGTTTACAATGTACATTCCTTATTACATTTGGCAGATGACGTTGAAAATTTCGGGCCACTAGACAATTCGTCagcatttccatttgaaaattatctccACCATTTAAAATCGTTAGTTCAGTCTCCGAATAAACCGTTACAACAGATTAATAGAcgcttaaaagaaattgaaatgacagtgtacgaaaaacatgactctacttcacctgatgatGAACACTTCTGTAAATGTGAATTGTCCCATTTCTTAGGACCAACGCCAAATTTCTCTTGCAAGCAGTataaaaagcttcattataaagattttattttttctattgcatcatattcagaagcaaattgtttttgtcttacCTTCGAAGGactggttttcaaaatagaaaatatagtagtggataataatggagcagtttttatattaggtaGGAGGTTTCAGGATTAccgttcattttacaaatacccTGTCGACTCAAAAGAATTCTATGTTTATCGCATCCAAAATTTATCAGAGTATATCGAGTTATTGCACTGCCACAaagttttgtattgtttttcctttcaagcaggaatggttgtcattttcattattgcatcattagtaattccttatttcaacttttatgttctataagtgtaatagtatgtagttttttaagattttgtaataaactggtattaatttgaacgcatttttttatatttttgatcctacttatacgtcatttgtcaaaagtaagtacgtcattttgacgtctcaCCAGCCGGACTAGGTACGTCATTAGTTGACGTCTGTAGGATGTGACATTAACCCGTCATAATCACGTCATTTTAGACGTCCCCATTGGTCGCCAATGGCCTATAATTGACGTCATagtaacgacactgtgctgcttgggaccaaaataaacttaccagtgatcggtgttaatcaggttactactaatatcacagagcaattaaatattgatataatttcaagagaaaacaattcttttcaacaaaatgctacatttttagttataaaccaAATAGCGGGTAATATTCCACACTTCAAAATCgattgtcaacatttaaatataccgaAACGAAACACATTACTCTTGCGGATCCTGAATTCGATAAATCCGCCTAACTGGATATTCTCTTAGGCGCAGGTgtcttttgggatattttagcGGATGGGCAATTTAAACTCGGCGACGGTAAACcgatacttcagaaaacattatttggatgggtcatatcgggacccatatatcaaaattattcaattcaaaataacagtagtaataccatatcatgtaatttaatcacaactacgcttgaaaacgcaattgagaaattttggaaaatcgaggaataccaagacgataacaaaaccaaacggacgattgaagaaaaacaatgcgaagaacatttcctaaaaacaattcaGCGGACCGAAACTGGCAGATTTCGTGCGACGTTGCCAGTTCGCGAAGGTGTAGGCGATTTGGGGAATTCGAAGATGAATGCGATTAAAAGGtttcacaaattagaaagtaaactgATCAATGATACAGTCATACGTCAACAATATTCGGAGTTCATGAGGGAATATGAAAAACTCGGGCACATGACCAAGGTGCCGACGTGGGCAACGGAAGTGGATGGAAAGGGAGTTTTTTACCTACCACATCATGGTGTCGTGAAGGATAGTGCAACCACTAAACTACGAGTGGTGTTCGATGCATCCGCCAAAACAGGAAACGGTATTTCGTTGAATGATACGCTAATGGTGGGTCCTACAATACAGGAAGATCTTTTTGCTATAATCATTCGTTTTAGACAACACAATGTAGCAATGGTAGCGGACATAGGGAAGATGTACCGGCAGGTGGAAATTGTAGAAGAGCAACGTGATTTACAGCGAATTATGTGGCGTTCGGATCCAAACCTGCCTCTAGAAGTCTACACATTAAACACCGTAACATACGGCACAGCTCCAGCTTCATTCATTGCTATACGATGCTTGCACCAACTCGCtttagaaaacagtaaaaagtacCCAGTAGCATCACAAGTAATAACTcgcgatttttatgttgatgaccTCATCACTGGTACAGACACCAACATCACCAACATTTTAGAAAGTGGATCCTTTCCTCTTCGGAAGTGGAAAACTaacaaaccaaacattttcaacgatattaacaacatttcagatctaccagatcattatctatcaaccgatgaccaatcaaaaactttagGGCTTGTCTGGAACTCTCAATCAGACACGCTACATTTCAGTACagattcaatacaaattgaaaataacaatttcacaaaacgCGAAATACTCTCCGTAATTGCTCAGTTATTCGATCCATTTGGCTTGGTCGGTCCAGTAATTGTTAAAGCCAAAGTTATCATGCAAAAACTTTGGCAGCACAAAGTAGATTGGGATCAAATTGCTCCTTCACCAATAATTTCagagtttattcatttacaaaaggaattacctattttggctacaattaaaattccttgacaaataacagttcccaaagccaatattattgaaattcacactTTCAGCGATGCATCTACTATCGCGTATGGTGCGTGTTCATACCTACGAACTGTAGATAACTGTAACTGTAACCTGTAAAATAGAGAATTAACAAATTCTCCTAGGAAATAATGGACATAAATAATAACTCACAGTTTAAAGTatacattttaaacaattcatgCAAATggacaattatattttttacctcTAATAATTTGTCCTGAAGATTTAGTCAATTGAGTATCTTTTGCTGAATGTTGAGGTggcaaataataaagttgatttgTAGAATCACTATCCTCAAACGACCTTTGCGATTGTCCAGCTGAAGCTAAtggaaaagtttgaattggGCCAGAATAATCTAAAACAGTAGAcagttaataatttatatgtgCCAGATATCTTTAAGTATAAATCTCATTACCAGATAATATGTTTGTAATAGACTTCCGTATTATTGGTTTTGGTCTAGGTAGGggtttcttgttttttggaaaatcatcTTCTGATGATGACAGCACTTCTTCCTGCTCATCATCAGTGGAAAATTTCTTTGGACGTATTTTCCTTCGAGGTGAAATAATTGCTGATTCCTCAGCATCTGTAGTTAAATCTGAGGTAATTTCagcctttttaatttttttctccgcAATCTTATAGTCGTCTAAAAACAAGTAATAAATAcgagttttttgaaaaaaatcacagatATTTAATAGAAAGTGATAAAGCAGTTTAGGTTTAGGCAGCAAAACTAACCAGTCTGGAAAAAAATTCGCTTAATAATTTGGTGATTAAGTTTCCAGCTGTTATCCTGGGGAGGCTCTTGTccagattttaataattttataaaatttccgGTTGTCTGTTTTGGCGGCCAAAAGACTTCTCGTTTAAGCGGTGTTAACCAGGCAGAGTGAACAAGAGAAATTCCACCATTGTTCTGGAATTCAACGCCAACGTAACaattcatctaaataataaagaCAGTTCCCAACAccaaaattgtaataaaataatgcaGATTTATACtcactttgaaaaatttgttgccACGGCCGAAATTAACAAGAATCACCCCGGAAATGCTAGAGTTACTGGATTTCCGTGAAATTGCCGCCAAACAACTTTTTGCTGCCGTCCGCCATTACGCGCACACGCGTTCACACCAGCAGTCCAGCACGCATGCGCCTGCACGTCTCGTATCGTATCGTGGCATTTCGATTAAAAACGcgccaaaattaaatcttggtCGACAGCCTCGACAGGAATCgatgctaaaaataattgtttcctactaataaaatagttaaataattgttaattacaacattctcacttcatctttaaattcaaattgcatttccacttaaaacgtcagtttagtattttcattgctaattaatgaatttatatttatatccaaattttaggtaaacaacaatttaaaatgtacaattttttataaagcacgtatagggcttagtttttgtaataaactttcgttctaattttttttatagttgattaaaaagCACTTAAAACGACCGAAAACAAACGTACGAAAGACGTCTCTAGACGACGTCAAAATGACATCTGAAATGTCACGTCATATGGACGTCGCTTATTGGTCTACGACGTCGCCGACTAATAATGTCCAATAATTGACGTCATtataacgacactgtgctgcttggggTAGTACCGATATTTAATTTTCGCGCAAGGTCAGAGGTTATTAGATTTGATTGAGAACCCGAGTCTAACAATGCACGTGCTTtgattaaattgcctgatttgtCTTTGAGGAATACAGCCGCTGTGCTAAGACCCAGCTAGCAAGGGCACGTCATAATGACGTCAACATTTGGTGATCACTGGTCGAAAACACTGAGACCACCAAAAATCGACGTGATAATAACGTCAAATAATTGACGTGTATAACACGACATCTTGTCACGTCATAATGACGAGACTATCTAGTgataactcatctgaaaaaatcagatatatttcatttgttttattttgtgactaatgtaattattttgtgaggctattttcgataataaacaaccatgacattgaaaattccggcatttttttatttattaagtccaaaaaaaattgagatctttttatatagtatttaaacaaaacctataatattatctaatatctataaataattttttttaagaaacttcctataaaaatttataattggcgggATCTACTAAGGTAACGCGTATGCGCTTGCGCCGCTAGCCAACATGATGATGACAACCCGCCATCCACAACGAACgaccattttatattaatcataaaccggcttggttattatgattatatattttattatgaatatatattttatttaataatagttagatGATCTGCGGTGCTGCTAttagtgtttttagtttttctgttgttccattgtggtaagtataataattattatagttatttatattttttgatttgaatatatctggTTAAAGGTTATGGCATGTATGGTCGaaaatgataattcaatttctcaattcttaattttattcagttataattttcatgtttcaagcgaaacatttatgattgggaaatagccAATTGGaggtattgattgaataaattgcctccaaaattttagcgctgaaatagatgaagaaactgAATAAACCATATGTCTTAACTTCATACATTGACTTAAATGGCTATATTTGTAATGCTATGATTTACCTTGTTTGTCTCAAATAGAAGtagattttatgcatttttattaacttggtaTTTAGCAGTGGTATGAGTTTTGacctttattttgtagttttatagtAACAATGGCATTTGTGGGTGtagaattttccgaaaatggttTAATAGGTTTGGTTCATTCTTCCTGGTTCACCCCTTTGAAGCAGAATGTTTTGTGGCCACCATACAGAACGAGTGCTGCTTTCAATAGGGCTCTCACACTATGTGAAGAACCAAATGAACATAATTGGAAGTTGTCTGgagtaaaaagaatattttttgaatgtggtgcgtgatttagttttgtttcattaagtttatattttcaaaagaattttaaagagTTGTGGTGTGGTTCTGGGtatttgttatacatatttgttttttatttttcagatgatcTCAACAAggcacaaaaaaaactgaagaaatgcgAATATAATTCGGACAACCTTACTTCAGATTGTGAGGGAGAGCGAACTAGGAGAAAATTCGTTAGTAGAAGGATTTTGAGTGACAGTGAAAGTGAAGGAGAAACAGTATCAAATCTGATAAGGCCTCcatctttccaaaaatatatttctgtgagTGGCTCTGGTAAGTacacttttctataaatatgtttctatttaaaatagctttaatcgaaataatgtctaacttatttttttatttacaaataattttttaagaggatgaaatatttttatagatattaataggTATGAGATCAAACTGGGCTCTACGCAGTTAGCGTAGATACTAAGCGTACAATCtgacactgaaaataaataataaaaaattagaattcttcttttgttttaggtAAGTCAGCTTCTAGGCCGATTGTGAAaccaaattcacaaatatctcCACCAACTTCCACTAGACAAAGTACAGAATTGCTTTCTCAAACACCTGGGGGATCACATTCgcaatcaattcaaacaaattcCAATATACAGTCAGAGAATACAGATAGAATTCATCCAAAAAGTaggttcttttatttgtttaatactgtgaataatttttttttatatataatagatttagag
This genomic window contains:
- the LOC130902876 gene encoding uncharacterized protein LOC130902876 encodes the protein MPANTQDDVITLLKTIREQNNQILQWIRKQDRSGNHASNTDLPDDIGVQFPLNSQEDITKLETYLSEKNNCLALSAYLSTFGGRDFTGHTNRILNFLFTYSLATNWNFGGKRGEKTAFKNLNVKDVIIGAVRKSSPLVSQKEIEDTIKMWLKHAPEKLKKQQHGNP